The nucleotide sequence ACCATGACCGAGGCGCCGGTGGCCAGGCCGTCGAGGCCGTCGGTGAGGTTCACGCCGTTGGTCGCCGCCATCACCACCAGGATGATGACGATCACCGCGCCGATCTTGCCGATCTCCAGGGCCGGGATGTCCCGGATGAAGCTCAGCATCGTGCTGCCGACCGTCTCGGTGTTGGTCGCGTTGCCGCGCACGTCGGTCATGCTGCTCGGGAAGTAGAGCGCCACCACGCCGAAGATCGCGCCGACCAGGATCTGGCCGGCGAGCTTCCCGCGCTTGTTGAGGCCGCCGCTGTGCCGCTTGCGGACCTTCAGGAAGTCGTCGATGAAACCGACCGCACCGGAGAACACCATGAGCCCCAGCAGCACCAGCGCCGTGATGGTCGGCTCGACCTGGGCGATCTGCGCGTCCGGCAGGGTGGTCAGGGCCAGGTGACCGGCGACGTACGCGATCACCGTGGCCAGGATGAAGACCACGCCGCCCATCGTCGGCGTGCCCTTCTTGCCCTGGTGCATGGCCGGGCCCTCGGCGCGGATCGGCTGGCCGGCCTTGAGCCGGGTGAACACCTTGATCGCGATCGGGGTGCAGAAGAGCGAGATCAGGAAGGCGACCCCGATGGCGACGATCACCGCCCTCATGCAGCCGACTCCTTCTCGGCGTCCGCGCGCAGCGCGTCGGCCACCTCCCAGGTGCGGTACCGGGAGCCCTTCACCAGCACCACGTCACCGGGACGTAGCTCGCTCCGCAGCACCTCGACGGCCGCCGCCTGATCGGTGAGCAGCACCGACTCTCCTCCCCAGTTGCTTACCGCTGTCGCGCCTTCGTGGATCGGCGCCGCCGGCTCGCCCACCACGAGCAGCCGGTCGACCCCCAGCTCGGCCGCCAGGCGGCCGACCTGCTGGTGCCCCTCCCGTTCGAAGTCGCCCAACTCGGCCATGTAGCCGAGCACCGCGACGGTACGCCCCGTACCCCGCATGCTCGCCAGTGCCCGCAGCGCCACGCCCGTGGAAGCCGGGTTGGCGTTGTACGAGTCGTCGATCACGGTCACCCCGTCGGGACGCTCGAACACGTCCATCCGGCGGGTGGAGACCAGGCCCAGCTCGCCCAGGGCCACCGCCAGGTCGGCCAGCGGCAGGCCCAGCTCCCGGGCGACCGCCGCGGCGGCCAGCGAGTTGGACACCTGGTGCCGGCCGGTCAGCCCGAGCCGCACCGGCGCGCTCCCCTCCGGCGTGACGAGGGTGTACGACGGGCGGCCGCGCCCGTCCAGCGTCACGTCGACCGCGCGCACGTCGGCCCGCTCGGACTCGCCGTAGCGCACCACCCGGGCCACGGTGCGCGCCGCCATGGCGTCGACCCGCGGGTCGTCGGCGTTGAGCACGGCCAGCCCGTCGGCGGGCAGCGTCTCGACCAGCTCGCCCTTGGCCAGCGCGATGGTCTCCACCGAGCCGAACTCACCGATGTGCGCCACCCCGACGTTGAGCACCACGGAGATCCGGGGCGGCACCACCTCGCACAGGTAGCGGACGTGCCCCACCCCGCGGGCGCCCTTCTCCATCACGAGGTAGCGCGTCTCCGAGCCGGCCTGCAGGGCCGTGTACGGGTGCCCCAGCTCGTTGTTGAACGAGCCGGCCGGGGCCACGGTCGGACCGAGCCGGACGGCGAGCTGGGCGATCAGGTCCTTGGTGGTGGTCTTGCCGGAGGAACCGGTCAGCCCGATGACGGTCAGCCCGGGCAGCCGGTCGACCACCGCGCGGGCCAGCCGGCCCATCGCGTCGAGCGCGTCGCCGACCAGCACCATCGGCACGCCGGGGACCTCGCGGGTGCCGAGCACGGCCACGGCGCCCGAGTCGACCGCGTCGGCCGCGTAGTCGTGCCCGTCCACCTTCTCGCCGGGGAAGGCGACGAAGAGGCCGCCGGGGGTGACCTTGCGGGAGTCGAACTCCACCGAGCCGGTCACCCGGGCGTCCGGGTCGGCGGCGACGAGCCGGCCGTCGACGGCGGCGGCCACCTCGGCCAGGGTCAGCGGGATCATCGCTGCCCCACCAGGTCGCCGAAGCGGGCGCGCAGCGCCTCCGCCAGCTCGACCCGGTCGTCGAACGGCAGCACCTCGCCGTTGATCTCCTGGCCGCGTTCCTGTCCCTTGCCCAGCAGCGCCACGATGTCCCCCGGTTCCGCCACCCGGACCGCCTCCTCGATGGCGGTGCGCCGGCCCGGCGCCTCGATGATCCGCGCGCCGGTGCCCGCCGCGTACGCGCCGGCCAGCACCTCGGCCCGGATCGCGGTCGGGTCCTCGGTGCGCGGGTTGTCGTCGGTCACCAGCACCACGTCGGCGCCCCGCGCGGCGGTGGCGCCCATCACGGGCCGCTTGCCCCGGTCCCGGTCGCCGCCGGCGCCGAGCACACAGATCAGCCGGCCGCCGGTGAGGCCGCGCAGCGCCGTCAGGACCGCCTCGATGGCGTTCGCCTTGTGCGCGTAGTCGACGACCCCGCGTACCGGGGCGTCACCGCTGACCAGTTCCAGCCGGCCGGGCACGCCGCCGCAGGCGGCCACCCCGCGGGCCGCGGTGGCCGGGTCGACCCCGGCGGCCACGAGCGTGGCGACGGCCAGGAGCGCGTTGGCCACGTTGTGCCGGCCGGGCAGGGCCACGCCGGTGGGCAGGGTCACCCCGTCCGGGCCGTGCACCGTGAAGTGCTGCGCGTACCCCTCGCCGCCGACGCCGTCGGCCCACCAGGTGGCGGCCGGGTCGCCGGCCGCCGAGTAGGTCACGGTCGCCGGCTTGAGCAGCGGCCGCAGCGCCGGGTCGTCGTGGTTGAGCACCTCGACCCGGCAGCGCCCGTCGAAGAGCTTCGCCTTGGCGGCGAAGTAGTCCGCCTCGTCGGCGTGGAAGTCCAGGTGGTCGGAGCCGAAGTTGGTGTAGCCGCCGACGTCGAACCGCACGCCGCCGACCCGGCCCATGGCCAGGGCGTGGCTGGAGACCTCCATGACCACGGTGTCCACCCCGCGCTCGCGGGCCACCGCCAGCATGGCGTGCAGGTCGGTCGCCTCGGGCGTGGTCCGGACGCTGTCGATCACCAGGTCGCCGAGCCGGGTCTCCACGGTGCCGATGAGGCCGGTGGTGTGCCCGGCGGCGCGCAGCCCGGACTCGATGAGGTAGCTCGTGGAGGTCTTGCCGGCGGTGCCGGTCACGCCGATCATGGTCAGCCCGGCGGTCGGGTCGCCGTAGACGGTGGCGGCGACCTCGCCGAGCACCGCCCGGGGGTCGTCGACGACCAGCACGGGCAGGCCCGCTGCGGCGGCCAGCGCGACGCCGGCCGGGTCGGTCAGCAGGGCCACGGCGCCGGCCCCGGCCGCGGCGGCGGCGAACTCCGCGCCGTGCCGGCGGGCTCCGGGCAGGGCGGCGTACAGGTCGCCGGGGCGGACCTCCTGGCTGGCGTGGGTCACCCCGGTGACGGCCACCTCGGCGGCCCCCTCCGGCGGCGCGACGGCCAGCCGGGCGGCGAGGTCGCCGAGCCGGACGGGATTCACGGTGGCGGGTCGTGGATTGCCGGGCACGGCGTCAGACCCTACCCGGTCGTCCGGTTCCGACCGCACAGCCGCCCCGGTGGTTCGTCGCCACTCACCGATGATGTCCCGCCCTCCCGGCTCAGTGCGGAAAGACCTCGAACTTCGGGGACTTGTTGGTCGCCGAGGGCGGCACCCGGTAGTGCCGGAGAGTGAAGGACATGATGTCCCGGAAGGCCGGCGAGGCCAGCGCCCCACCCTCGCCGCCCGGGCTCCAGACGAAGACCGCCACCACGTACCGCGGCTTCTCGGCGGGGGCCATCCCGATGAACGAGGCGACGTCGCCGGGCTGGCGCTTGCCGTTCTCGTAGCGCAGGCCGGTGCCGGTCTTGCCGGCCACCCGGTAGCCGGGCACCGCGGCGGGCAGGCCGGTGGCCCGCCCGTCCGGGCCGTCGACCGTGGTGACGGCCTCCAGCATCCGGCGCAGCGCGGCCGCGTTCGCCGGGCTGAGCACCGAGCGGGTGACCGGGGCGGCACCGGGCTTCTTCTTCCCGTCCGGGCCGATCACGTTCTTGATCAGGTGCGGCTGGACGTACGTGCCGTCGTTGGCGATCGCGGCGTACGCGGCGGCCATCTGCAACGGGGTGGCGTCCACGCTGTGCCCGATCGGCACCGACCCGTACGACGAGTCGCTCCACTCGCCGGCGGGGAGCAGCCGGCCGGTGGCCTCCCCGGGCATGCCCTCGCCGGTGGGCTGCCCCAGCCCGAACCGCTTCTGGTAGTCGATCAGCCGGTCCCGGCCGAGCTTTTCGGCGATCTCGATGGTGCCGACGTTGGACGAGAAGGCGAGCATCCCCGGGATGCTCATGGTCCGCCCGTTGGCCGGGTGGGTGTCCGTGAAGGGCACGTCGCCCTTGGTGACGCTGTTGGCCACCGGGAAGGTCGTGTCCGGCGTGATCACACCCTCCTGGAGGGCGGCGCCGTAGGTGATCGCCTTGTGGATCGAGCCCGGGTCGACGATGAAGCTGGTGGCGGCGTCCTCGCGGTCGGCCGGCGAGTTGACCTTGGTGGGGTCGGACGCGTTGTAGGTGGGGTAGCTCGCCTGGGCCAGCACGTCGCCGGTGCCGACCTCGATGACCACGGCGGCGCCGACGCTGTTCCGCGTCTGGGCCATCGCGTCGGACAGGATCCGCTGGGTCTTGAACTGGACGTCGCGGTCGACCGTGAGCTCCAGCGAGCTGCCCGGCTGGGCCGGGGTGGTCTGGCTGTAGCCGCCCGGGATGGGCGCGGCCAGGTCGCCCTGCCCCACCTCGTACCGCTTCCGGCCGGGCTTGCCCTCGAGCACGTCGTCGTACTTCGCCTCGAGCCCTTCCAGGCCGTTCATGTCCTGGCTCACGAAACCGAGCAGGTTGGCGGCGAGGTCACCGCCGGGCACCTCGCGCCGCTCGTCGCGGTGCACGCCGATCCCGGCCACGTCCAGCGCCATGATCTGCTTGGCCCGGTCGATGTCGACGCCGCGGGCCAGGTACTCGAACTGCGACCAGCCGCCGCCGGGCAGCTTGCGGGGCTTCATCTTCCCGGTCAGCTCGGAGGCGGGCACCCCGAGCAGCGGGGAGAGCAGCCTGGCGGTGGCGACCGGGTCCTTGACCTGGGTGGGGTCGGCGAACACGTACCGCGCCTCGACGCTGTGCGCGAGGGGGGCGCCCGTGCGGTCGTAGATCGCCCCGCGTGGGGCGGGCAGCTCGACCACGGCGAGCCGGTTGGCGAGCCCGCCGTCGGCGTACGCCGGGGTGCTCACGGTCTGGAGGAAGACCAGCCGGATGCCGATGCTGGTGAAGAGCGCCAGCACGAGCAGTGTGCCGAGCCTCAGCCGGCGGCGCGGGTCGGCGAGCTTCGGCGGGCGGCGCGGCTTGCGGACCGGCCGCCGGGCCGCGGCCGGACGCGCGGGGCGCCGCGGACCGGGCCGGCGCCGGGGCGGCGGCGCCTCGTCGTCGTCGAACGGCTCGCGCACCGGCCGGGCGGAGACGGTGCGCACCACGCCGGCCCGGCCACCGGCCGCGGTCTCCCGGCGGCCGGTACGGGTCGCCCCGGTACGGCCGCCGTCGAGCACCTGCAGGGCCGGACGGAACGGGTCACCGGAGCGGCTGCTGCGCGGGGTACGCCGCTGCTCGGCGCCCCCACCGGTCCGGGCGGCGCCGCCGCCCTCCCGGATGGTCCGGCCTCGCGGCGTGTACGCCCGGGCGTCGGAGATCCCGCCGACGCCCGGCTCCCGGTGCTCCGCGCCCCGGGACGAGCCGCGCCGGGAGCCCGTGGCGTCCCGGCGCGGATCCTCCGATCTCGGCGGCACTGCTCAGCCTCCGTTGCCCTGCTGGCTGGTGATCGCGGGCGCACCCTCGACCGGGTGCGGGACGCCGATCACCTTCCCGTCCGGGAGCCGGATGTAGGCCAGCTCGTCGGAGTCGACCAGGCCCAGCTTGCGGGCGTTGGCGGTCAGGTTGCCGGGCGCCTTCTGGTCGGCGATCTCCTTCTCCAGCTGCTGCTGGTCGACGTCGAGCTTGGCCTGCTGCTGCTGGAGCTTCTCCAGCTTGAACGCGTTCTCGTTGATCTTGGTGTTGACCGCCAGGATGCCGAGCACCCCGCCGACCACGAGCACCAGGATCAGCCCGACGAACGGCGCCCGCGGCACGCGGACCGGCGGCGGCGGGGCGACCCGCAGCCGCGGCGAGCTGCCGCCGGTGGTCCGGGCGCGCTCGGCCGGCTTCAGCGCGGCGCTGCCCTGCGTGGGGAACTCGCGCGCCCCCCGGGCACGAGTCTCCCCCCGGCGGTCCGGCCGGTCGGCCGCCACCGTCGACGTGCTGCCGCGCGGGGCACGCTGCGCCGCGGTCCGGCCCCCCGACCGCGGTGCGCGCTGCCCGATGCCGGTGTCCCGGCCGTCGCGCTGGTTGACGTTCATGTCCCCTCCCCCTCTTCGTCCGTCCCGTTCCCGTCCCCCGGCGCCGACCGCGGGTCCGTACCGGACCCCGGTGACCCCGTCCCCGGTTGGTGCATCGCCTTCACCCGGCGGCGGTACCGTTCGCGGTCGGTACGCCCCTGCCGGGCCGCCTCCGGATCGAGCCGCTCCGCGGCCCGCAGCCGCACCGAGGCGGCGCGCGGGTTCGCGGCGACCTCGGCCTCCCCGGGCAGCTCCGCGCCCCGGCTGAGCAGCCGGAACGTCGGACCCGACCCGGGCAGTTCGACCGGGAGGTCGACCGGGCCCTTGCTGCGGACCCGGTCGGCGAGCGCCTGCTTGGTGAGCCGGTCCTCCAGCGAGTGGTAGGACAGGACCACCATGCGGCCGCCCACGGTGAGCTTGTCCAGGGCGGCCGGCAGCGCCGTCTCCAGCGCTGCCAGTTCCCTGTTTACCTCGATCCGTAAAGCCTGAAACGTTCTCTTTGCCGGGTGTCCCCCGGTTCGTCGGGCTGGTGCCGGAATGCTCTCCCGGACCAGCTCGGCCAGTCGCGCCGACGAGGTGATGGGCGCCCGCTCGCGCTCCCGGATGATCGCCGAGGCGATCTTCCCGGCGAACTTCTCCTCGCCGTACACCCGCAGCACCCGGGCCAGGTCCGGGTGGGAGTAGGTGTTGACCACCTCCTCGGCGGTCACCCCCCGGGTCTGGTCCATCCGCATGTCCAGCGGCGCGTCCTGCGCGTAGGCGAACCCGCGGTCGGGCGCGTCCAGTTGCAGGGACGAGACCCCGAGATCGAAGAGGATCCCGTCGATGGCCGGGTAGCCGAGCCGGTCGAGCACCTCGGGCAGCTCGTCGTAGACGGCGTGCTCCAGGTGGATCCGGTCGGCGAACCGGGCCAGCCGGACCCGCGCGTGGGCGAGGGCCTCGGTGTCCCGGTCCAGGCCGATGAGCACCGTGTCCGGGTGCGCCTCGAGCACCGCCTCGGCGTGCCCGGCCAGGCCGAGCGTGGCGTCGACGTGAACGGTGCGGCCGGGCCGGCCCAGTGCGGGGGCCAGCAACTCGAGACACCGCTCGAGCAGCACCGGCACGTGCGTGCCGCGTAGCTCCCCCATCTCGACCCCCACTGGTTGAATCCCGCTTCCGTCCCTGTGTCCGTCGTCGCCACGACGCCTCGCCATACCGCCAGATCCCCATCCGCTCCCGCCCGCCGGAGGCCGCGGCCCTCCGTATCGGATCGTGCGCCTGGCACCGGGGAAGGGGTGCCAGGAACTCGAAAGCGGCTGGAGATCTCGCAGTACGTCGGGCGCCGTCACGCCCTACAGACCGCCGGGCAGCACCCCCTCCTCGATGTCGGCGAAGTCGTCTTCGCTCTCCGCGAGGTAGGCCTCCCAGGCCGCCCTGTCCCAGATCTCCACCCGGGTGCTCGCCCCGATCACGACCAGGTCGCGCTCGAGGGCGGCGTACGACCGGAGGTGCCCGGGGATGGTGACCCGTCCCTGCTTGTCCGGCACCTCGTCGTGCGCGCTGGCGAAGAAGACCCGGCTGTAGGCCCGGGCCGCCTTGCTCGTCATCGGCTGCGCGCGCAACTGGTCGGCGATCCGCTGGAACTCGGGCATCGGGAAGACGTAGAGGCAGCGCTCCTGCCCTTTGGTGATCACGACACCCCCCGCCAGCTCGTCCCGG is from Micromonospora terminaliae and encodes:
- the mraY gene encoding phospho-N-acetylmuramoyl-pentapeptide-transferase, whose protein sequence is MRAVIVAIGVAFLISLFCTPIAIKVFTRLKAGQPIRAEGPAMHQGKKGTPTMGGVVFILATVIAYVAGHLALTTLPDAQIAQVEPTITALVLLGLMVFSGAVGFIDDFLKVRKRHSGGLNKRGKLAGQILVGAIFGVVALYFPSSMTDVRGNATNTETVGSTMLSFIRDIPALEIGKIGAVIVIILVVMAATNGVNLTDGLDGLATGASVMVLAAYALIAFWQYRHWCADPNYTEAYCYTVRDPLEIALIAGAAAGACVGFLWWNTSPARIFMGDTGALGLGGLIAGMAMSTRTILLLPIIGGLFVIITMSVVIQIISFRTTGKRVFRMSPLQHHFELAGWSEVNIVVRFWIIAGIGVAIALGLFYSEFLAAVS
- a CDS encoding UDP-N-acetylmuramoyl-tripeptide--D-alanyl-D-alanine ligase, translated to MIPLTLAEVAAAVDGRLVAADPDARVTGSVEFDSRKVTPGGLFVAFPGEKVDGHDYAADAVDSGAVAVLGTREVPGVPMVLVGDALDAMGRLARAVVDRLPGLTVIGLTGSSGKTTTKDLIAQLAVRLGPTVAPAGSFNNELGHPYTALQAGSETRYLVMEKGARGVGHVRYLCEVVPPRISVVLNVGVAHIGEFGSVETIALAKGELVETLPADGLAVLNADDPRVDAMAARTVARVVRYGESERADVRAVDVTLDGRGRPSYTLVTPEGSAPVRLGLTGRHQVSNSLAAAAVARELGLPLADLAVALGELGLVSTRRMDVFERPDGVTVIDDSYNANPASTGVALRALASMRGTGRTVAVLGYMAELGDFEREGHQQVGRLAAELGVDRLLVVGEPAAPIHEGATAVSNWGGESVLLTDQAAAVEVLRSELRPGDVVLVKGSRYRTWEVADALRADAEKESAA
- a CDS encoding UDP-N-acetylmuramoyl-L-alanyl-D-glutamate--2,6-diaminopimelate ligase, which encodes MRSEPDDRVGSDAVPGNPRPATVNPVRLGDLAARLAVAPPEGAAEVAVTGVTHASQEVRPGDLYAALPGARRHGAEFAAAAAGAGAVALLTDPAGVALAAAAGLPVLVVDDPRAVLGEVAATVYGDPTAGLTMIGVTGTAGKTSTSYLIESGLRAAGHTTGLIGTVETRLGDLVIDSVRTTPEATDLHAMLAVARERGVDTVVMEVSSHALAMGRVGGVRFDVGGYTNFGSDHLDFHADEADYFAAKAKLFDGRCRVEVLNHDDPALRPLLKPATVTYSAAGDPAATWWADGVGGEGYAQHFTVHGPDGVTLPTGVALPGRHNVANALLAVATLVAAGVDPATAARGVAACGGVPGRLELVSGDAPVRGVVDYAHKANAIEAVLTALRGLTGGRLICVLGAGGDRDRGKRPVMGATAARGADVVLVTDDNPRTEDPTAIRAEVLAGAYAAGTGARIIEAPGRRTAIEEAVRVAEPGDIVALLGKGQERGQEINGEVLPFDDRVELAEALRARFGDLVGQR
- a CDS encoding peptidoglycan D,D-transpeptidase FtsI family protein, with the protein product MPPRSEDPRRDATGSRRGSSRGAEHREPGVGGISDARAYTPRGRTIREGGGAARTGGGAEQRRTPRSSRSGDPFRPALQVLDGGRTGATRTGRRETAAGGRAGVVRTVSARPVREPFDDDEAPPPRRRPGPRRPARPAAARRPVRKPRRPPKLADPRRRLRLGTLLVLALFTSIGIRLVFLQTVSTPAYADGGLANRLAVVELPAPRGAIYDRTGAPLAHSVEARYVFADPTQVKDPVATARLLSPLLGVPASELTGKMKPRKLPGGGWSQFEYLARGVDIDRAKQIMALDVAGIGVHRDERREVPGGDLAANLLGFVSQDMNGLEGLEAKYDDVLEGKPGRKRYEVGQGDLAAPIPGGYSQTTPAQPGSSLELTVDRDVQFKTQRILSDAMAQTRNSVGAAVVIEVGTGDVLAQASYPTYNASDPTKVNSPADREDAATSFIVDPGSIHKAITYGAALQEGVITPDTTFPVANSVTKGDVPFTDTHPANGRTMSIPGMLAFSSNVGTIEIAEKLGRDRLIDYQKRFGLGQPTGEGMPGEATGRLLPAGEWSDSSYGSVPIGHSVDATPLQMAAAYAAIANDGTYVQPHLIKNVIGPDGKKKPGAAPVTRSVLSPANAAALRRMLEAVTTVDGPDGRATGLPAAVPGYRVAGKTGTGLRYENGKRQPGDVASFIGMAPAEKPRYVVAVFVWSPGGEGGALASPAFRDIMSFTLRHYRVPPSATNKSPKFEVFPH
- the rsmH gene encoding 16S rRNA (cytosine(1402)-N(4))-methyltransferase RsmH, with the protein product MGELRGTHVPVLLERCLELLAPALGRPGRTVHVDATLGLAGHAEAVLEAHPDTVLIGLDRDTEALAHARVRLARFADRIHLEHAVYDELPEVLDRLGYPAIDGILFDLGVSSLQLDAPDRGFAYAQDAPLDMRMDQTRGVTAEEVVNTYSHPDLARVLRVYGEEKFAGKIASAIIRERERAPITSSARLAELVRESIPAPARRTGGHPAKRTFQALRIEVNRELAALETALPAALDKLTVGGRMVVLSYHSLEDRLTKQALADRVRSKGPVDLPVELPGSGPTFRLLSRGAELPGEAEVAANPRAASVRLRAAERLDPEAARQGRTDRERYRRRVKAMHQPGTGSPGSGTDPRSAPGDGNGTDEEGEGT
- the mraZ gene encoding division/cell wall cluster transcriptional repressor MraZ: MFLGTHTPRLDDKGRLILPAKFRDELAGGVVITKGQERCLYVFPMPEFQRIADQLRAQPMTSKAARAYSRVFFASAHDEVPDKQGRVTIPGHLRSYAALERDLVVIGASTRVEIWDRAAWEAYLAESEDDFADIEEGVLPGGL